GATGCGCAGATCTGGGACGTGATGCGGAACTACCTGCCCTCGGCGGCCAACAAGAGCGTCGAGGACTTCTGGGACGGCTGGTTCATCCGCACGGAAGGGCTGGCCTCGGGCATGGTCTCGGTTTTCCTGCAGCATGGTCTGGAGTTCGTCAACGACTCCTCGGAGCCCAACGAGGTCTTCACCGCCGCCAAGCCGGTCGTTCCCAACGGCATTCCCATGCACTCCAGCTACTTCAAGGACCAGGGGAACGGCGCGGGAACCGTGGACACCGATTACTTCAATTTCGACGGGATCGCGGGACAGTCCTACACCATCGAGACGACGCAGCTGATCGGCGATGCCAACACGTCGCTGGTCCTGTATGCCACCGACGGCACCAGCGCGCTCTTTTCCAACGATGATCGCAATCTGCAGGACAAGTCATCGCTCATCACCTTCACCGCTCCGGTCACCGGGACCTACTACGTGAAGTCGATCCATGGCCCCGGCTTCGGGATCTACGGCTCCTACGACCTCGCCGTCAGCGGCGGGTCGACCCAGACCGGAGGCGGCGCGTTCACTCCTTCCGCCTCGAGCCTGATCCAGCGCAAGAGAGCGGTGGTGGACACGGGGACGCCGCCGACGGGCTCCGCAGGCGACTCGAACCACGAGTAGTAAGAAGGGACTAGCGCGACGCGTTGGCGTCCAGGCGGGGAGCTTCGTCTTCCCGGAAGACGAAGTTGATCTCGCCCGGCCGAGAGAACCCCAGCTCCTCCCGGGCCAGGCGCTCGATGGCGGCGGGATCGGAGCGCAGCGCCTGGATCTCCCGCTTCAAGACCAGGTTTTCCTGACGCAGGGTCT
This genomic interval from Candidatus Polarisedimenticolia bacterium contains the following:
- a CDS encoding septum formation initiator family protein, producing the protein MRRTAAAPPVSFKRRLFLTLSVCAVLAMAGRALIGDRGLFEVWRKKGTHRKLAAEVETLRQENLVLKREIQALRSDPAAIERLAREELGFSRPGEINFVFREDEAPRLDANASR